The following is a genomic window from Akkermansiaceae bacterium.
CAGGGAGGTGCCATCGGCAGAGGTTTTGTCGCTGCGCAGGTGGGCGCCCTGGAAAAAGAGATCGCCGCTGATGCTGCCCGGCTTGTCGGCGGTCATGCGCCAGGCGATGACGCGGTCGGGGTGCGAGGCGATGGCTTCGCGGGTGTAGGTCACGCCGTCGCGCTTCCAGGTGGTGCTGTGCACGGCCTGGGAGATGTCGAGCTGGCGACGGTAGGCGTCGACCTGGACGGGTTGGGGTTTCAGGTCGTGCCCCCCGAGGCTGATCTCGCCGACCTGGAAAACCGGCACGCCTTGGCGCGGGGTGAAGGTGATGCGGTAGTAGCGGTGGTTGGCGGGTTGCTTGAGGGTGTAGGTTTTGGTCTCGCCGCGTTTTTCCATCGGGGCGATGCCTGTGCGGGCGTCGAGCAGTTTCCAGTCGCTGCCGTTGTCAGAGCCTTCCAGCACCCACGCGCTGGGGTCGCGCTCGGGCACGTCGGAGGCGCTGGTGAAGGCGTAATCGGTGAGTCGGCCGGCCTTGCCGAGATCCGCCTGCCAGACGATTTTCCTGAGGGTGATTTCCTGGTTTTCGATGCGGACACACCATTTGCTGCGTTTGTTGCCATCGACCGACTCCAAGACGGTCTGGCTGGAGCCCGACGACTGGTAGTGTTCGGTGTCGGGGTTGTCCATCGGCACCCAGACCCGCGCTCCGGTCGGGGCAGCGCCGGCGGCGGTAAAGATCAGGCTGCCGAAGTTCTGGTAGTTGCCCATACCCTTGTCGTCGTAAGCGCCGCCCGGGTTTTCGTTTCCTGTCCAGAGGGAATCGACATTGAACTGCATCTCCGCCTTGTCGATGCCGCCCATGAGCACCGCACCCAGCGCGCCGTTACCGATCGGCAGGCCGTTGAGTTCCCATTTTTTGGCGGGTTCGTCGTAGGTCATGACGTGCGAGGCGTCCGAGGCATGGGCGGAGCTGAGGCCGACGACGGCGGCGGCGATGACGGGGAGCTTGCGGAGGTGGTTTTTCATCGGGGATGGTTATTAAGCGAAAGGTCGACGTGCTAGAAATCCTTGCGCGGGCTGTTGACTTCGCGTTGGTAGATGGTCATCAGCTGCTGGAACTTCTCGGGGTGCTTGGCGGCGAGGTCGTGGCGCTCGCCGGGGTCCTTGTTGAGGTTGAACAGCAGGTAAACTTCTTTGTCCTTCTGCTCGGCGTCCCGCACCAGCTTCCAGCCGTCGGATATCACCGCCTGATGCACGACCACGGGGCCGCGCTTCGGCTGCTCCTTTCCTAACAAGGTCGGATAAAATGAGCTACCGTCCTTGCCCTTCGGAGCCTCGGTGCCCATGACCTCGGCAAAGGTGGTCATGTAGTCGTAGGCGGCGGTGAGTCGGTCGGTCTTGCTACCGGCTTTGACCTTACCCGGCCAGCGCACGATCAGCGGAACGCGGATGCCGCCCTGCCAGTTGGTCCATTTCACCCCGGCCAGATCCATTGAACCTTTGAAAACGTCGATCTCGCCGTGGTGGGAGCGGTGGCGGGCGCGATATTTGTCGTGTTCGTAGTAGAGTTCGTGACCGTTGTCGGAGGTGAACAGGACCATGGTTTTATCGTCCAGACCGAGCTTCTTAAGTCTGGCCATGATCAGGCCGACGTGGTCATCTAACAGTTTCACCATCGACGCGTATTCCTTTTGCACGTCCGTCAGGCGGTCGTCGTTGACAAAATCCGGGTGCACCTCGGGCACATCCACCGGGCCGTGCGGGATCTGGGTGGGGTGATAGAGAAAAAAGCGCTGGTCCTTGTGGTCGTCGAGGTATTGCAGGATGTCCTTGATCAGGACGTTCTGTGAGTAGTGCACCTTACCGGTTTTATCGCGGCGCATCTCGGTGGCTTTCTTGGAGGCGTAGCTACCTTCGCGGGTTTTGCCGGCGTTGTGGTGGGTGTTGCCGGGCAGCATGACTTTCTCGCCATTTTTCCACAGGTAGGTGGGGTAGAAGCCGTGGGCGCGCGCGTGGTCGAGGAAACCGAAGTAGTAATCCCAGCCGTGGCGCACGAGGCGGTCGTGGGTGGTGGTGAACCCCCAGTCGAGCTTGCCAAACTGGGCGGTGGTGTAGCCGGCTTTTTGCGCGACCTGGCCGAGGAAGACTTCGTTGGGTTTGGCCTGGATGGCCTTGGCGAGTTGCTTCTGCACCTCTGCCCCGGTCATTTTCCCTTCGTCCTTGGCCACAATCAACCCGGCCTTGGTGATGCTCCAGGCATTGCGATGGGAGTCGTGTAAACCGGTGACCAGGCTGGCGCGCGCGGGGGCGCAATAGACACAGCCGTGGGCATTGTTGAAAATCATGCCCTCGGCGGCGAGTCGGTCGATGTTGGGCGTCTTGATGATTTTCTGACCATAGGCACCGAGCAAGCCGGCGCCGAGGTCGTCGCCGTAGATGAGCACGATGTTAGGCCGATCAGCGGTGGCGGGTGCGACGGGTGTTTTGCTTTCCGCGACTGCCGTGCTGATGAGGGGAAGTGCGGCGACGCAGCCGAGCGCGGCGATTTTGAGGGCGTGAAGACTTGGGTGTTTCATGGATGTTTCTGAACGTTGGTTGAAGGGGGCATCGAATCGTTAGCCGACGAAGGCTGCAAAGCCTTCGCTACGGATTTGTTAGAGATCCTTGCGCGGGCTGCCGACTTCGCGTTGGAAAATGGTCATCAGCTGCTGGAACTTCTCGGGGTGCTTGGCGGCGAGGTCGTGGCGCTCGCCGGGGTCGTCCTTGAGGTTGAACAGCAGATAAACTTCTTTATCTTTCTGCTCCTCGTCCCGTACCAGCTTCCAGCCGTCGGCGACAACGGCTTGATGCACGATGATCGGGCCACGTTTCGGTTGCTCCTTTCCTAACAATGTCGGGTAAAATGAGCTACCGTCCTTACCCTTCGGAGCCTCGGTGCCCATGACGTCAGCGAAGGTCGGCATGTAGTCATAAGCGGCGGTGAGTCGGTCGGTCTGGCTACCGGCTTTGACCTTACCTGGCCAGCGCACGATCAGCGGCACGCGGATGCCGCCCTGCCAGTTGGTCCATTTCATCCCGGCCAAGTCCAGCGAGCCTTTGAAGACATCGAGCTCGCCGTGGTAGGAGCGCTGCTGGCTGCGGAGTTTGTTGTGGATGTAATACAGCGCGTGACCGTTATCGGAGGTGAATGCGATCATGGTTTTATCGTCCAGGCCGAGCTTCTTGAGCCTGGCCATGATCAGACCGACGTGATCATCTAACAACTTCACCATCGACGCGTATTCCTTCTGCACGTCGGTCAGGCGGTTGTCGTTGACAAAATCCGGATGCACCCCGGGCACATCCACCGGGCCGTGCGGGATCTGGGTGGGGTGATAGAGGAAAAAGCGCTGGTCCTTGTGGTCGTCGAGGTATTGCAGCAGGTCTTTGATCAAGACGTTCTGTGAGTAATGCACCTTGCCGGTCTTGTCACGGCGCACCTCGGTGGCCTCTTTTTTATCGTAACCACCCTCGTAGGTCTTGCCGGCATTGTGGTGGGTGTTGCCGGGAAGCATGACCTTCTCACCATTTTTCCACAGGTAGGTGGGGTAGAAACCGTGGGCGCGCACGTGGTCGTAGTAACCGAAGTAGTAGTCCCAGCCGTGGCGCACCAGGCGGTCGTGGGTGGTGGTGAAGCCCCAGTCGAGCTTGCCAAATTGCGCCGTGGTGTAGCCGGCATTTTTGGCAACCTGGGCGAGGAACACTTCGTTCGGCTTCGCCGGGATGGCTCTGGCGAGCTGTCGCTGCATTTCCTGCTCGGACATTTTCCCCATGTCCTTCTCCACTAACAGTCCACCCTTGACGATACTCCACGCATTACGATGGGAGTCGTGCAAGCCGGTGATCATGCTCGCACGCGCGGGTGCGCAATAGACACAGCCATGGGCGTTGTTAAAAATCATGCCCTCGGCGGCCAGGCGGTCGATGTTAGGAGTCTTGATGATTTTCTGACCGTAGGCACCGAGCAATCCGGCACCGAGGTCGTCGCCGTAGATCAGCACGATGTTCGGCCGGTCGGTGGTAGCGGGTTCAACGGATGGGCTCGTTTCTGCGACAGCTGTGGTGATGAGGGGTAGTGCGGCCATACAGCCAAGCGCGGCGTTCCTAACTGATCTGAATTTGAAGTTTTTCATTGGGGTCGGGAGTTGGATTTTGCTAGGGTCGGGAGTTGCGGATTTCGTTGAGTCGGGTTTTGAGTTGCGCGACCTTTTCCGGATGTTGGTCGGCGATATTTTCGCGCTGACTGAGGTCGGTGGCGAGGTTGAAGAGTTGCAAATCAGCATCGGGCGACCTGATGTCGAGCAGCTTACGCCGCCACTCGGGTTCAGCGCTGCTGAGACCGGCGGCGCGGCCTACCAGCAGCACCCAGTCGCCTGACCTCATACCGAGTCCACCGCGACCGTTGTGATAGACCATTTCGCGGCGCACGGGTCCTTCGCCGCGCAGTGACTTGAGTAGATTGACGCTGTCACGCGGGCTGTCCAGCTTCACCTCGGCGACCGCCGCGAGCGTGGCGTAGAGGTCGGTGAGGATGATCGGGTCGGTGATTTTCCCTCCGCCCCGGATGCCGCCGTTGGGCCACGAGGCGATGAAGGGGACGCGGTGGCCACCCTCCCAGGAATCGAACTTCATGCCGCGCAAGCGTCCGGCCGGAAAGTGGTGGTGTT
Proteins encoded in this region:
- a CDS encoding arylsulfatase, which gives rise to MKHPSLHALKIAALGCVAALPLISTAVAESKTPVAPATADRPNIVLIYGDDLGAGLLGAYGQKIIKTPNIDRLAAEGMIFNNAHGCVYCAPARASLVTGLHDSHRNAWSITKAGLIVAKDEGKMTGAEVQKQLAKAIQAKPNEVFLGQVAQKAGYTTAQFGKLDWGFTTTHDRLVRHGWDYYFGFLDHARAHGFYPTYLWKNGEKVMLPGNTHHNAGKTREGSYASKKATEMRRDKTGKVHYSQNVLIKDILQYLDDHKDQRFFLYHPTQIPHGPVDVPEVHPDFVNDDRLTDVQKEYASMVKLLDDHVGLIMARLKKLGLDDKTMVLFTSDNGHELYYEHDKYRARHRSHHGEIDVFKGSMDLAGVKWTNWQGGIRVPLIVRWPGKVKAGSKTDRLTAAYDYMTTFAEVMGTEAPKGKDGSSFYPTLLGKEQPKRGPVVVHQAVISDGWKLVRDAEQKDKEVYLLFNLNKDPGERHDLAAKHPEKFQQLMTIYQREVNSPRKDF
- a CDS encoding arylsulfatase, with protein sequence MAALPLITTAVAETSPSVEPATTDRPNIVLIYGDDLGAGLLGAYGQKIIKTPNIDRLAAEGMIFNNAHGCVYCAPARASMITGLHDSHRNAWSIVKGGLLVEKDMGKMSEQEMQRQLARAIPAKPNEVFLAQVAKNAGYTTAQFGKLDWGFTTTHDRLVRHGWDYYFGYYDHVRAHGFYPTYLWKNGEKVMLPGNTHHNAGKTYEGGYDKKEATEVRRDKTGKVHYSQNVLIKDLLQYLDDHKDQRFFLYHPTQIPHGPVDVPGVHPDFVNDNRLTDVQKEYASMVKLLDDHVGLIMARLKKLGLDDKTMIAFTSDNGHALYYIHNKLRSQQRSYHGELDVFKGSLDLAGMKWTNWQGGIRVPLIVRWPGKVKAGSQTDRLTAAYDYMPTFADVMGTEAPKGKDGSSFYPTLLGKEQPKRGPIIVHQAVVADGWKLVRDEEQKDKEVYLLFNLKDDPGERHDLAAKHPEKFQQLMTIFQREVGSPRKDL